From a region of the Neobacillus niacini genome:
- a CDS encoding ABC transporter permease yields the protein MFSYIIRRLLITIPIIFGVTIINFLIINMAPGNPVEMMIDPNLSQEDIEARKEALGLNAPLYVQYFNWLMNLLKGDLGFSMSTFEPVTQIISERLGPTILLMGTALFIGLLIAIPLGIISATKQYSKLDYLVTGGAFMGISIPNFFLGLGLIYIVSLQLNLLPTGGMVTLGGDNGLADRILHLILPSIVLGIGIAGKKIRYVRSSVLETLGQDYLRTARAKGLREFIVINKHGLRNALIPIITVIGLEIPLLLGGAVIIEQIFQWPGIGQLTISSIMSRDYPTLMGLNLLAAVIVVSANLLTDIVYSLVDPRIKYE from the coding sequence TTGTTTTCCTATATCATACGAAGACTCCTAATAACAATACCCATTATTTTTGGAGTAACGATAATAAATTTCTTGATTATTAATATGGCCCCTGGAAATCCAGTTGAGATGATGATCGATCCAAATCTATCTCAAGAAGACATTGAAGCAAGGAAAGAGGCACTTGGTTTGAATGCTCCTCTTTATGTTCAATATTTTAATTGGCTTATGAATCTCTTAAAAGGAGACCTAGGATTTTCCATGTCTACCTTCGAACCAGTGACACAAATTATTTCTGAACGATTAGGGCCAACCATTTTATTAATGGGCACTGCACTATTTATTGGATTATTAATTGCGATTCCTTTAGGGATAATTAGTGCAACAAAGCAGTATTCTAAGCTGGATTATTTAGTTACAGGCGGCGCTTTTATGGGGATTTCTATCCCAAATTTCTTCTTAGGTCTTGGTCTTATTTACATCGTTTCACTGCAGCTGAATCTATTACCGACTGGCGGTATGGTTACGTTAGGTGGAGATAATGGCTTGGCTGACCGTATTCTCCATTTGATTCTGCCTTCAATTGTACTTGGAATCGGAATTGCGGGTAAAAAGATACGATACGTTAGGTCGAGTGTGCTAGAGACCTTAGGACAGGATTACCTTCGAACCGCAAGAGCGAAAGGCTTACGAGAATTTATTGTTATTAATAAACACGGACTCAGAAATGCATTAATTCCAATTATCACTGTTATTGGTTTAGAAATTCCGTTACTTCTTGGAGGGGCAGTCATTATTGAGCAAATCTTTCAATGGCCTGGTATTGGGCAATTGACAATTTCTTCGATTATGTCTCGTGATTATCCTACCTTAATGGGATTAAATTTACTCGCAGCGGTTATTGTCGTATCAGCGAATTTACTTACTGATATTGTTTACTCACTTGTAGATCCACGGATTAAATACGAATAG
- a CDS encoding ABC transporter ATP-binding protein, translating to MSNVTVEKREPLITVNGLKTYYPIKKGILSRTVGHVKAVDGVSFSIFEGETLGLVGESGCGKSTIGRSIVRLENPTEGKIIFQGDDITGLSNKQMSDYRSNLQIIFQDPFSSLNPRKRIKDIIAEPLKVHQIVQQKDIQKRVDELLDMVGLPKHYKNRYPHEFSGGQRQRIGIARALSLNPKLIVCDEPVSALDVSIQAQVLNLLSDLQKELNLTYLFIAHGLGAVKYISDRIAVMYLGKVVEIAKTEDIFKNPKHPYSLALLNAYPVPNPNLRNKERIVIQGDVPSPANPPKGCRFHTRCPIAMDICRQQVPELKGTDHAVACFAVN from the coding sequence ATGAGTAATGTTACGGTAGAAAAGCGTGAGCCTCTGATTACAGTAAATGGATTAAAAACCTATTACCCTATAAAAAAAGGAATTCTTTCTCGAACAGTTGGACACGTAAAGGCTGTTGACGGAGTAAGCTTTTCCATTTTCGAAGGAGAGACTCTTGGTCTTGTAGGAGAGTCTGGCTGTGGGAAATCAACAATAGGAAGATCCATTGTTCGTTTGGAAAACCCTACCGAAGGAAAAATTATTTTCCAAGGAGATGATATTACTGGATTATCCAATAAACAAATGAGTGACTATCGCTCAAATTTACAAATCATTTTTCAAGATCCCTTTTCATCCTTAAACCCGCGGAAGAGAATAAAGGATATTATTGCTGAACCATTAAAGGTACATCAAATCGTTCAACAAAAAGATATCCAAAAGCGAGTCGATGAGCTGTTAGATATGGTTGGGTTACCGAAGCATTATAAAAATCGATATCCACATGAATTTTCTGGTGGGCAGCGTCAACGGATTGGTATCGCTAGAGCCCTGTCATTAAACCCAAAGTTAATTGTCTGTGATGAACCGGTTTCGGCGTTAGATGTATCTATACAAGCGCAAGTGTTAAACCTTTTATCTGATTTGCAGAAGGAATTAAATCTTACCTATCTATTTATTGCTCATGGATTAGGTGCAGTCAAATATATTAGTGATCGGATTGCGGTAATGTATTTGGGAAAGGTTGTGGAAATAGCTAAAACAGAAGATATATTTAAAAATCCGAAACATCCATACTCGCTTGCTTTATTAAATGCCTATCCAGTACCAAATCCAAATCTTAGAAATAAAGAGAGAATTGTCATTCAAGGGGATGTCCCGAGTCCTGCAAATCCACCTAAGGGATGCCGTTTCCATACTCGTTGTCCGATCGCGATGGATATTTGCAGGCAGCAAGTACCTGAATTAAAAGGGACGGATCATGCGGTTGCATGCTTCGCTGTTAATTGA
- a CDS encoding ABC transporter ATP-binding protein: protein MEQQLLDIKQLQITFKTDHGDVVSIDDVSFNLKQGETIGIVGESGCGKSVTSLSIMGLLGQKGTVSNGQILFNGKDLADCNEETMRKIRGNEISMIFQEPMTSLNPVFTIGHQLIEGIKLHRKLKKREAIKIAVDMLKKVGIPRAEEIIHEYPHALSGGMRQRVMIAMALACEPKLLIADEPTTALDVTIQAQILELMKKLRKEYGTSIMLITHDLGVIAEMADRVIVMYAGQVVEESDVFTLFNNPKHPYTIGLMNSIPHLDDESEERLSSIPGTVPSLQQMPKGCRFHTRCPHVEERCIKNAPPWTLTEEGHLSRCWLTVDLKEAVGVSHE from the coding sequence ATGGAGCAACAGCTATTGGACATCAAGCAGTTACAAATCACTTTTAAGACAGATCATGGTGACGTAGTATCCATAGATGATGTTAGTTTTAACTTAAAACAGGGCGAAACAATTGGAATCGTTGGTGAATCAGGATGTGGAAAAAGTGTTACCTCACTCTCGATAATGGGATTACTTGGCCAAAAAGGTACAGTAAGTAATGGGCAAATACTCTTTAATGGTAAAGATCTTGCTGATTGTAATGAAGAAACAATGAGGAAAATCCGGGGAAATGAAATTTCTATGATTTTTCAAGAGCCGATGACTTCATTAAATCCTGTTTTTACAATTGGACATCAACTTATTGAAGGAATTAAGCTCCACCGTAAATTGAAAAAGAGAGAAGCGATAAAAATTGCAGTTGATATGTTAAAGAAGGTTGGAATTCCAAGAGCTGAGGAAATCATTCATGAATATCCACATGCATTATCCGGTGGAATGAGGCAAAGAGTCATGATTGCAATGGCTCTTGCATGTGAACCTAAACTATTAATTGCTGATGAACCAACTACTGCTTTAGATGTTACGATTCAAGCACAAATCCTCGAATTAATGAAAAAGCTCAGAAAAGAATATGGTACATCGATTATGTTGATTACTCATGATTTAGGGGTAATTGCGGAAATGGCCGATCGAGTCATTGTTATGTATGCTGGGCAAGTGGTTGAGGAATCGGATGTGTTTACATTGTTCAATAACCCGAAACATCCTTATACCATCGGTCTTATGAATTCAATTCCCCATTTAGACGATGAATCGGAAGAACGCTTATCTTCAATACCGGGAACAGTTCCTTCCTTACAGCAAATGCCAAAAGGCTGCCGCTTCCATACTAGATGTCCTCATGTTGAAGAGCGATGTATAAAGAATGCACCTCCCTGGACTCTAACTGAAGAAGGACATTTATCCAGATGCTGGTTAACAGTAGATTTGAAAGAAGCAGTGGGGGTGTCACATGAGTAA
- a CDS encoding nuclear transport factor 2 family protein, with amino-acid sequence MEQTIRRLEEKLEQLTAQVGILEDTQAIRRLHHQYGYYLDQCLYNEVVELFADNGVAFFMGGIYKGKEQGVRRLYIDRFQTRFTKGHNGPIYGFLLDHPQMQDIITVSPDRKTANGRFRCLMQAGLHESAEGQTRQWWEGGLYENEYVNEDGVWKIKTLNYRGLWHGDFDKGWAHTPPNLYPFPTVLFPEDPIGPDELITDPKPWLWPDTAVVPFHYPHPVTGEKWEAKKPTNV; translated from the coding sequence ATGGAACAAACTATTCGTCGGTTAGAAGAAAAGCTAGAACAGTTAACTGCTCAGGTTGGAATTTTGGAAGATACACAAGCCATTCGTAGATTACATCACCAATATGGTTATTACTTAGATCAATGTTTATATAACGAAGTTGTTGAATTGTTCGCAGATAATGGAGTGGCTTTCTTTATGGGAGGAATTTATAAAGGGAAAGAACAAGGAGTCCGCCGTCTCTATATTGATCGTTTCCAAACTAGATTTACGAAGGGGCATAATGGTCCAATTTACGGTTTCTTACTAGATCATCCACAAATGCAGGATATTATTACGGTTTCACCTGATAGAAAAACTGCAAATGGAAGATTCCGCTGCCTAATGCAGGCTGGTCTTCATGAAAGTGCTGAAGGTCAGACAAGACAGTGGTGGGAAGGCGGCTTGTACGAGAATGAGTATGTTAATGAGGATGGGGTATGGAAAATTAAAACGTTGAACTATCGCGGCTTATGGCATGGAGATTTTGATAAGGGCTGGGCACATACGCCACCCAATTTATACCCATTCCCAACTGTTCTTTTTCCGGAGGATCCGATCGGTCCTGATGAATTAATAACAGATCCAAAACCTTGGTTATGGCCTGATACAGCAGTAGTTCCATTCCATTATCCACATCCTGTAACTGGTGAAAAGTGGGAAGCGAAAAAACCTACGAACGTATAA
- a CDS encoding carotenoid oxygenase family protein — translation MNKFPDLPIYAGFNMPTRAEVDIHDLEVEGELPTEINGAFYRVGPDPQYPPLLGEDIYFNGDGMVSMFRFENGRVNLKTRYVRTDKFILERNAGRALFGAYRNPFTDDPSVKGEIRGTANTHVIFHSGHLFALKEDSPPVAMNPLTLETLGYWDFQGKLNSETFTAHPKIDPQTGEMIAFGYASKGIDTPDITYYVINSSGDIVHEVEFKAPYAAMIHDFAVTRDYVIFPVVPIMSSLERAKEGKPTFGWDATKEIYLGVLPRKGDARDVRWFKGPNQFASHVMNAFNDGTKIHLDIPVAEGNMFPFFPDVHGAPFDPIKAASRLTRWTMDMESSTSTFSHSQLTNMVGEFPRIDDRYAMEHYRHGFLCVTDRSLPIDNNVMGSITGMFINCLGHIDLSTGKEERYFCGPKSTLQEPTFIPKSDNAAEGEGYLVALVNRYDEMRSDLVVLDAQHLDDGPVATVKLPLRLRQGLHGSWVPESQLKTVTV, via the coding sequence ATGAACAAGTTTCCTGACTTACCAATTTATGCGGGCTTCAATATGCCAACGCGTGCAGAGGTTGATATCCATGACCTAGAAGTCGAAGGGGAATTACCAACTGAAATAAATGGTGCCTTTTACCGAGTAGGTCCAGATCCACAATATCCACCATTGTTAGGTGAGGATATTTACTTTAATGGTGATGGAATGGTCAGCATGTTCCGTTTTGAAAATGGACGTGTAAACTTAAAGACTAGGTATGTTCGTACTGATAAATTTATCTTAGAACGAAATGCAGGCCGTGCACTTTTCGGTGCCTATCGGAATCCATTTACAGATGATCCAAGTGTAAAAGGTGAGATTCGCGGTACTGCAAATACACATGTTATTTTCCATTCTGGTCATTTATTCGCACTTAAGGAGGATAGTCCCCCTGTAGCCATGAACCCATTAACATTAGAAACGTTAGGTTATTGGGACTTTCAAGGAAAATTAAACAGTGAAACTTTTACCGCACATCCTAAAATCGACCCACAAACAGGAGAAATGATTGCTTTTGGTTATGCGTCAAAGGGAATCGACACCCCAGATATTACGTACTACGTAATTAATTCATCAGGAGATATTGTCCACGAAGTAGAATTTAAGGCTCCCTATGCTGCGATGATCCATGACTTTGCTGTTACTAGAGATTATGTTATTTTCCCAGTTGTCCCAATCATGAGCAGTCTTGAGCGGGCAAAAGAAGGCAAACCAACCTTCGGATGGGATGCAACAAAAGAAATTTATTTAGGAGTCCTTCCACGTAAAGGCGATGCGCGTGATGTTCGCTGGTTTAAGGGTCCGAATCAATTTGCTTCCCATGTTATGAATGCGTTCAATGATGGAACAAAAATACATCTAGATATTCCAGTTGCGGAAGGTAATATGTTCCCTTTCTTCCCTGATGTTCATGGTGCACCATTTGATCCAATCAAAGCCGCTTCGCGTCTAACACGATGGACAATGGATATGGAATCATCTACAAGTACGTTCAGTCATAGTCAACTGACTAACATGGTAGGCGAGTTTCCGCGAATTGATGATCGATATGCTATGGAACATTACCGACACGGCTTCCTATGTGTAACAGATCGTTCGTTACCAATTGATAACAATGTAATGGGAAGTATTACAGGTATGTTTATTAACTGCTTAGGTCATATTGATCTATCAACTGGTAAAGAAGAAAGGTATTTCTGTGGACCAAAATCTACTTTGCAAGAACCAACCTTTATACCAAAATCAGATAATGCTGCGGAAGGAGAAGGCTATCTTGTAGCACTAGTGAATCGTTATGATGAAATGCGATCTGATTTGGTTGTATTAGATGCACAGCACTTAGATGATGGCCCAGTCGCAACGGTTAAACTGCCATTACGTTTAAGACAAGGTTTACACGGAAGCTGGGTACCGGAATCTCAGCTTAAAACAGTCACTGTATAA
- a CDS encoding aldehyde dehydrogenase family protein: protein MSAQEVQVKEIQLLINNQEVATDKYVEVRDPGRLTDVVGRVAQATVEQVNTAVEAAHSAFQTWRHSTLDERLEVLYKIECLLKEEASELAATLSRENGVLYSTSLGEIDMAVRAVQATVKNAKSFFHPIIKEDGDSWVSIEKRPIGVIAGIVPWNAPMVLTIQKVAPAIVTGNTLVMKPSPNAPMGVSLVLKKIASFLPPGVINVIHGDVEVGSALNKHRHVRKISFTGGGQIAKYIMKDAADSLKNIHFELGGNDPAIVLDDADIDDIIPKIVGSAFRRSGQVCFAIKRVYVPENLYDTFYEKVCQFVGQYKVGHGLDEKATFAPVNNKNQYDQVNQLIERIKNSNAKIVQLGEKLDPENWDNGFYILPAVVRDVDPKQEIVTCEQFGPVIPLVSYQTEEEVVKMANDTEYGLGSSIWTGNFDRGLRIARQIEAGMTFINGSGQSHLGYELMPFGGVKQSGIGRENSEIGLTEFIEYHAINYHK from the coding sequence ATGAGTGCACAAGAGGTTCAAGTAAAAGAGATTCAATTGTTAATCAATAACCAAGAAGTTGCTACAGATAAATATGTGGAAGTGAGAGATCCTGGTCGCTTAACAGATGTGGTTGGCAGAGTGGCACAAGCAACAGTTGAACAGGTAAATACAGCTGTTGAAGCTGCACATTCCGCATTCCAGACCTGGCGCCATTCAACCTTAGATGAAAGATTAGAAGTCCTCTATAAAATTGAATGTCTATTAAAAGAAGAAGCCTCTGAACTAGCAGCCACATTATCACGAGAAAATGGTGTTCTTTATTCTACCTCATTAGGTGAAATTGATATGGCAGTTCGCGCTGTACAGGCAACGGTAAAAAATGCAAAATCTTTCTTTCATCCTATCATAAAGGAGGATGGGGACAGCTGGGTAAGTATTGAAAAACGACCAATTGGGGTCATTGCTGGGATTGTTCCATGGAATGCACCGATGGTTTTGACGATTCAAAAAGTAGCACCAGCGATTGTAACCGGTAACACACTAGTCATGAAGCCATCACCAAATGCGCCGATGGGTGTTAGCCTTGTGTTGAAAAAGATTGCTAGTTTTCTTCCGCCAGGAGTTATTAACGTTATTCACGGTGACGTTGAAGTAGGATCGGCATTAAATAAACATCGACACGTTCGAAAAATTTCCTTTACCGGAGGCGGACAAATCGCCAAGTATATTATGAAGGACGCAGCAGACTCCTTAAAGAATATTCATTTTGAATTGGGCGGGAATGACCCTGCTATTGTTCTCGACGACGCGGATATCGATGATATTATTCCCAAAATTGTTGGAAGTGCATTTAGAAGATCAGGGCAAGTGTGTTTCGCGATAAAACGCGTTTATGTACCTGAAAATCTTTACGATACCTTCTATGAAAAAGTGTGTCAGTTTGTAGGTCAATACAAAGTTGGACATGGACTAGATGAGAAAGCTACTTTTGCGCCAGTAAATAATAAAAATCAATATGACCAAGTTAATCAATTGATTGAAAGAATCAAGAATAGCAATGCAAAAATAGTTCAGCTCGGAGAAAAACTAGATCCAGAAAATTGGGATAATGGTTTTTATATTCTTCCTGCTGTCGTACGTGATGTTGATCCTAAGCAAGAAATTGTTACTTGTGAACAATTTGGACCGGTCATTCCACTAGTTTCTTACCAGACAGAAGAAGAAGTAGTGAAAATGGCAAATGATACGGAATACGGTCTAGGATCCTCGATTTGGACTGGTAATTTTGATAGAGGACTAAGAATTGCCCGTCAGATTGAAGCAGGTATGACATTTATAAATGGATCAGGACAATCTCATTTAGGCTATGAGTTAATGCCATTTGGTGGTGTGAAGCAAAGTGGGATTGGAAGAGAAAATTCTGAGATTGGATTAACAGAATTCATTGAATACCACGCCATCAATTATCACAAATAA
- a CDS encoding FAD-dependent oxidoreductase, with protein MLKNPIIIAGAGPVGITLADKLSFHGIPVIVLEKSNAPNKEWRASTFHAGTLELLEETGVTEELIARGLKAEKVQYRDRKNGLYAEFDFTLLKDETKYPFRLQLSQATYVQVVYERIKSRPEVDVRFQAEVVDYEQDDNGVTVTIKTPNGLETLRTPYLVGTDGGRSTVRKKLGVKFDGYTHEERWLLVGTPIPFDRYIPDLAMVNYISDPEEFLFILRVPEAWRFLYPVPADVPDEVALDPERIQQTMQKALKTTDRFPIVENTIYKIHQRVAEKFYKGRVVLAGDAAHLNSPMGGLGLNSGIHDATDISKRLIRIINEGADHESELEKYSEVRQTVAVDYVKEISEKNTRVVKEKDPDYRLQLQKDLNSLATNPVTARQWLLRSAMIASVREQGIGEPPAVVR; from the coding sequence GTGTTAAAAAATCCAATAATCATTGCTGGTGCAGGACCAGTTGGGATCACCCTGGCGGATAAATTAAGCTTCCATGGAATACCTGTTATTGTCCTAGAAAAAAGTAATGCCCCGAACAAAGAGTGGCGGGCTTCAACCTTTCATGCCGGAACCCTAGAGTTATTAGAAGAAACTGGTGTGACGGAAGAGTTGATTGCTCGTGGGCTTAAGGCAGAAAAAGTCCAGTACCGTGATCGTAAAAATGGTTTATATGCCGAGTTTGATTTTACGTTACTTAAAGATGAAACAAAATATCCATTTCGTCTGCAATTATCACAAGCTACATATGTCCAAGTGGTATATGAAAGAATAAAGAGCCGTCCTGAGGTAGATGTTCGTTTCCAAGCGGAAGTAGTGGATTATGAGCAGGATGACAATGGCGTAACGGTTACAATTAAAACCCCAAATGGACTTGAGACGCTTCGTACTCCTTATTTAGTTGGGACAGATGGCGGCAGAAGTACTGTTAGAAAGAAATTAGGGGTGAAATTTGACGGATATACCCATGAAGAACGTTGGTTACTAGTAGGAACACCTATCCCATTTGATCGTTATATTCCTGATCTAGCAATGGTGAATTATATTTCCGATCCGGAAGAATTTTTATTCATATTGAGAGTTCCAGAAGCTTGGAGATTCTTATATCCAGTTCCTGCTGATGTTCCAGACGAGGTGGCTTTAGATCCAGAACGTATACAGCAAACGATGCAAAAGGCACTGAAGACAACAGATAGATTCCCAATTGTTGAAAATACCATTTACAAGATACATCAACGTGTAGCGGAGAAGTTTTATAAAGGGCGTGTGGTTTTGGCAGGTGACGCTGCTCATCTTAACAGTCCAATGGGTGGATTAGGATTAAATAGCGGCATTCACGATGCTACTGATATAAGCAAACGCTTAATTCGGATTATTAATGAAGGAGCAGACCACGAATCAGAGCTTGAAAAATACAGTGAAGTTCGCCAAACAGTGGCTGTAGATTATGTAAAAGAAATTAGTGAGAAAAACACTCGAGTGGTAAAGGAAAAAGACCCAGACTATCGTTTGCAGCTTCAAAAGGACTTGAATAGTCTTGCAACAAATCCTGTCACAGCCAGACAATGGCTATTACGCTCAGCCATGATTGCTAGTGTCCGCGAGCAAGGAATAGGAGAACCGCCAGCAGTAGTCAGATAA
- a CDS encoding cupin domain-containing protein has translation MAQKVKPELQELHEKLENENLGPLWAAIHELNTIEPVAKPIPYLWKKELIESNLKKAQEILTVGDGADRRAVFLINPGMKDIGPYGWGGATQTLYAAVQAVKPGEIAPAHRHTTTAIRFIMSGKGGKGTVNGEKLDFQEGDYLITPTMAWHDHANEGDEEVLWMDCLDSPFTKYLNVCFTEFLPNKQQELTVPNDYNTNQFKGGMIRPIAKRNEELAPLGRYQWALTKQGLDGLSEYEPDPIDGYAVEYINPTNGKDANDRIGARMQKLPPNFQGKAHRHVHSNVYHVFRGEGYTVMNGVRYDWSKGDFFVIPAWTWHEHVNLSGDKEAYLFSTNDLPIMEAFNFEKVEEYEKNNGHQTITGVFEPVIP, from the coding sequence ATGGCACAAAAAGTTAAACCTGAACTGCAAGAACTTCATGAAAAATTAGAAAACGAAAATTTAGGTCCTTTATGGGCGGCTATTCATGAATTAAATACGATCGAACCGGTTGCAAAACCAATTCCTTATTTATGGAAAAAAGAACTTATTGAAAGTAATTTAAAAAAAGCACAAGAAATTTTAACTGTCGGTGATGGGGCAGATCGACGTGCAGTTTTTTTAATCAATCCAGGTATGAAGGATATCGGTCCTTACGGCTGGGGGGGAGCAACACAAACACTTTATGCAGCTGTTCAAGCCGTAAAGCCAGGTGAGATTGCCCCAGCACATCGCCATACCACAACTGCAATACGATTTATTATGAGTGGTAAAGGTGGAAAAGGAACAGTTAATGGAGAGAAATTAGATTTTCAAGAAGGAGATTATTTGATTACTCCTACAATGGCTTGGCATGACCATGCTAATGAAGGGGATGAAGAGGTTCTCTGGATGGACTGCTTGGATTCTCCATTTACAAAATACTTAAACGTATGTTTCACAGAATTTTTACCAAATAAACAACAAGAACTAACTGTCCCTAACGATTATAATACAAATCAATTTAAGGGCGGCATGATTCGACCAATCGCAAAACGAAACGAAGAACTTGCTCCGTTAGGCCGTTATCAATGGGCTCTAACAAAACAAGGACTTGATGGGTTAAGTGAATATGAGCCAGACCCAATTGATGGTTATGCAGTCGAGTACATTAATCCAACTAACGGTAAAGATGCAAATGACCGTATAGGGGCGAGAATGCAAAAACTTCCCCCTAATTTCCAAGGAAAGGCACATCGACATGTTCATAGTAATGTGTACCATGTTTTCAGAGGGGAAGGTTATACCGTTATGAATGGGGTTAGATATGATTGGTCAAAAGGGGATTTCTTTGTTATCCCAGCATGGACCTGGCATGAGCATGTGAATTTATCAGGTGATAAAGAGGCATATCTATTCTCAACCAACGATTTACCTATTATGGAAGCCTTCAATTTTGAAAAAGTAGAAGAATATGAGAAAAATAATGGTCATCAAACAATTACAGGAGTATTTGAACCAGTCATTCCATAA
- a CDS encoding fumarylacetoacetate hydrolase family protein has translation MKLALFNQSKVGLVQDEVVYDISSLIGWDSQKPQESLVKLMGNFTEGKTKIENRLSQCEVYQLSDVKLEPPVPAPSKIVAAPVNYHLHQDEMNEQFNNAEYTIEKLGFFLKAPSSIIGPNDTVKLPFKDRRTDHEAEVAFVVGKRAKDVPASEAHNYIFGYFALMDITVRGKEDRPWRKSFDTFTPIGPWIVTADEIENPNELGFKLWVNNEVRQSANTKDLIYDCYKFFEVASAAMTLEPGDILTTGTPEGVGEITKGDTVTIKIDRIGEFSVNVEYKEE, from the coding sequence TTGAAATTAGCGCTGTTTAATCAATCTAAAGTAGGTCTTGTGCAAGATGAAGTAGTGTATGATATTTCTTCCCTTATCGGATGGGATAGTCAAAAACCGCAAGAATCATTAGTTAAATTAATGGGGAATTTTACGGAAGGAAAAACAAAAATTGAAAATCGTCTGTCCCAATGTGAAGTCTACCAATTATCAGATGTTAAACTTGAACCTCCAGTGCCAGCTCCCAGCAAAATCGTAGCAGCCCCTGTAAATTATCACTTACACCAAGATGAAATGAATGAACAATTTAATAATGCTGAATATACGATTGAAAAGTTAGGTTTTTTCTTGAAAGCGCCTTCTTCTATTATTGGACCTAATGATACTGTAAAACTCCCGTTTAAAGACCGGAGAACGGATCATGAAGCTGAAGTAGCTTTTGTAGTAGGAAAACGGGCAAAAGATGTTCCTGCATCTGAAGCCCATAACTACATATTTGGGTACTTCGCACTAATGGATATCACAGTAAGAGGAAAAGAAGACCGACCTTGGCGTAAATCGTTTGATACCTTTACTCCGATTGGACCATGGATTGTTACAGCTGATGAAATTGAAAATCCAAATGAATTAGGGTTTAAATTATGGGTCAATAACGAGGTTCGTCAATCCGCAAACACAAAAGATTTAATTTATGATTGCTATAAATTCTTTGAAGTAGCTTCAGCTGCGATGACTCTAGAGCCAGGGGATATCCTAACAACAGGTACACCAGAGGGCGTTGGAGAAATCACTAAAGGAGATACAGTTACAATTAAGATTGACCGTATTGGCGAGTTTTCTGTCAATGTAGAGTACAAGGAGGAGTGA
- a CDS encoding IclR family transcriptional regulator, with translation MRDLNMGSIRSVERAIDVIESFAIKNKPLTIEEIAAYTKLPKSTVYRILCTLEKRQLVIFDDNTLRYQPGLRLLELGIRYTSFFDIKKEAEDTLTLLHLKTKQTILMAVYAGDEISYIYRRENEEGLKVSSGVSERHYFYGVLGPILLAFLPDKQIEYILSKPLPQQSSALITDLELLRSRIVKIRKEKFYFESDETHVGATAFGAPIFGPTGQVIAAAGIIMPTIHFNEEKNIEYRRLLLEATTEISEKMGFVKHSTR, from the coding sequence ATGAGAGATTTAAATATGGGCTCCATTCGGTCAGTTGAGAGAGCAATTGATGTTATTGAATCGTTTGCAATAAAAAATAAGCCTTTAACGATAGAAGAAATCGCTGCTTATACCAAATTACCCAAATCTACGGTCTATCGCATCTTATGTACGTTAGAGAAAAGACAATTGGTTATCTTTGATGATAATACCCTCAGATACCAGCCTGGCCTCCGTCTGCTTGAATTAGGGATTCGTTATACTTCTTTCTTTGATATAAAAAAAGAAGCAGAGGATACTTTAACACTTTTACATTTGAAGACGAAACAAACGATCTTAATGGCGGTTTATGCTGGAGATGAAATATCCTATATCTACAGAAGAGAAAATGAAGAAGGGCTTAAAGTATCATCAGGAGTAAGTGAACGTCATTATTTCTATGGTGTTTTAGGGCCGATTCTATTAGCATTTCTTCCAGATAAACAAATTGAATATATATTAAGTAAACCACTTCCCCAACAATCCTCAGCACTAATTACCGATTTAGAATTATTAAGGAGCCGTATTGTAAAAATTCGGAAAGAAAAATTTTATTTTGAATCTGATGAAACACATGTTGGGGCTACGGCTTTTGGTGCACCAATTTTTGGTCCAACAGGACAAGTTATCGCAGCAGCTGGAATCATTATGCCTACTATTCACTTTAACGAGGAAAAAAACATTGAATATCGACGTCTGCTTCTCGAGGCAACAACGGAAATTTCTGAAAAAATGGGCTTTGTTAAACATTCAACCCGATAA